A single Anopheles funestus chromosome 2RL, idAnoFuneDA-416_04, whole genome shotgun sequence DNA region contains:
- the LOC125762813 gene encoding ral GTPase-activating protein subunit beta isoform X5, producing MYSEWASLYPIIAENITNAQSQSVLGKFSIVGGRDVAAVVIKQLASTLGITNNAEPSNLHTDQEVQWCMDVICHGLSLPLSEHDIIKDGVNIYCEWISAVLPQTKISVPRPIIDDPNTYVRKIIKHLYNLFVPRPGEGSDTINRQAVLCHRVLRTLQDTAQNSQILTVETWEALLLFLLAINDILLAPPIVKDDVGDQLCERVLSVLFEVWLLACSRCFPSPSLWKTFQESCAAWRHRIALVEQWNRVNLGLTAKLLEFTYGPAFPEMKIADEDANLVPDGMTNDGIAQAWIRFLKILGAPTDLCCPQVISRTPQFVQAVLLNADGIEPQHHPCLLNLPQIFLKTLKGIAGLVDAFLGIAQFRMDEHNLLENFNQLSFTSAGGGMHTSSGSIISFRHSGGEIKSSALRASGGLGGLGLGAALGVVGSGSSSTAGAMGTVSSVVTGSGGGGGVGGGTGCINSVNVISCSSNAASTGVQNSGNGGSGVGAGFGFSCDVSAASQADGGLGFCNGKSSLLIADANGSANSPTPPLQRRLAKSFSVSPSLPSAHAVISMAQAKGFTKGSFSGLTSSRSSSNHPTNAPQSASLPSTGFSSMLSLCQENRYPLAANRPRCNSILHLFGEWLFDAAHIGGDTWMQNTKKRAAEAKRRPSSMIMDNRKGSLSQPPSLSEVNDVAPGLTIDKYESGKAEALGALCRIFCAKKTGEEILPVYLARFYMALHQGLKTNDSRECMETLASILYNSSDLFRIDLEGIQVLLPAFIGALELILPEKDLKMRSQNVVINKTELRRAAINILLSMLALPLHFQTLPIRDIMGGPNDRSITFIHLKPRLINILMNALQVETDPQNTHMLLGGLHLCVQDAVTFEETEKGSAEVLHSLHPTAETSNLLSSDSAHALFVRATYLVCHRLISSWKTDLNVSLAALELLTGLAGMHVKDSDVLECKRAVKWICDYICYQCSRPPPAHIKDLHSTIVAAFQCTSAWLMNHPYLLQDKECLTIVLEVVELGISGSKSVGKPSEPVKYKDEKELKPASMRVRDAAENMLTMILEQIDYFPNECGKQSLSSLLDEVVLAKHSNTSGEHVGELPQEQAIKKFKYFVTENSTVLALFEEPLGNDQDPQPTVTILIRGPFGRHAWTMQLRHLSRSKSGTKYHAPNPGRPVPMNDIMMRQEMEYKYFPDSVDRIPPCVVDYSIPTLDSAEQKIGNQSTKQLARLVEQQVGYEKLSWAETECSVDGLGHAQEASPPAVCHEFQAARLFLSHFGFLTIGQNNGSGQKLDGSAPLLTTLDSSKQEFCQDLKMLDKMSPRSCDTIHVFYVKAGQSTEAEIIGNMEPDNLPSIDAHFWRMLYTIGWPVNVQEHAGWTGFVANSWKIPRENKSCPQTNDEQRGRSPEEWQLNGEKTVLYWADVSSEMAIVVPNRNNKVDNTVEDTTDGNGCPSTTYERSVSEIQPRSSSVSTNQPRQYSLDSESARLGSISKSADPIPPMRRRTGASKPSTLYTAPTAKILLVWLESFEDHLTFPVDNLLHYTRAGYSAQHGSVAAITSGECFIIYLHALSSSLLRVKLQGPVGRMNFAIPLIDGMVVSKRVIGSLIRQTACNMAKRKRLDNDSYQPPHVRRRIKIQEIMQKYKKDLTEAEMLADLFKPSI from the exons ATGTATTCCGAATGGGCCTCACTGTATCCAATCATAGCGGAAAATATTACCAACGCCCAGTCGCAAAGTGTGCTTGGAAAGTTTAGTATCGTCGGTGGCCGTGATGTTGCGGCTGTGGTTATCAAGCAATTGGCAAGCACACTCGGTATCACCAACAATGCAGAACCGAGCAATCTTCACACGGACCAAGAG GTCCAATGGTGCATGGATGTAATATGCCACGGATTATCGCTACCGCTGTCCGAGCACGACATCATCAAGGACGGTGTGAACATTTACTGCGAATGGATCAGTGCCGTGCTGCCACAGACGAAGATCAGTGTACCACGGCCAATTATCGATGATCCGAATACATACGTTcggaaaataatcaaacatttGTACAATCTCTTTGTGCCTCGCCCTGGAGAAG GTTCGGATACGATCAATCGACAGGCCGTGCTTTGTCATCGTGTGCTGCGTACCCTGCAGGACACCGCACAAAACTCGCAAATACTCACGGTGGAAACATGGGAAGCGCTGCTCCTCTTTCTGTTAGCCATCAATGATATCCTGCTGGCACCGCCGATCGTTAAGGACGATGTAGGGGATCAGCTGTGCGAACGTGTGCTAAGCGTTTTGTTCGAAGTGTGGCTGTTGGCCTGCAGCAGATGCTTCCCATCGCCGTCGCTATGGAAAACGTTCCAGGAATCGTGTGCCGCCTGGCGTCACCGAATTGCCCTTGTCGAACAATGGAACCGTGTAAACCTGGGACTTACGGCTAAGCTACTTGAATTTACCTACGGTCCAGCGTTTCCAGAAATGAAGATCG CTGACGAAGACGCCAATCTTGTGCCGGATGGTATGACCAACGACGGAATTGCGCAAGCTTGGATACGCTTTCTGAAGATCCTCGGAGCACCAACGGATCTTTGCTGTCCGCAGGTGATCAGCCGTACCCCACAGTTTGTCCAAGCGGTGCTACTTAACGCGGATGGGATTGAACCACAGCACCATCCCTGTTTGCTGAACCTTCCACAAATCTTTCTCAAGACGCTGAAAGGAATTGCCGGCTTAGTAGACGCTTTTCTCG GCATAGCCCAGTTTAGAATGGACGAGCATAATCTTCTAGAAAACTTCAATCAGCTGTCATTCACAAGCGCTGGTGGTGGAATGCATACGAGTAGTGGATCGATCATTAGCTTTAGACACTCGGGAGGCGAGATCAAATCGAGCGCCCTGCGAGCAAGCGGAGGACTCGGGGGTCTTGGTCTCGGTGCCGCATTAGGTGTGGTCGGGTCAGGCAGTAGTTCGACTGCGGGAGCAATGGGTACTGTCTCTAGCGTCGTTACTGgttctggtggtggtggtggtgttggtggtggaaccGGTTGCATAAATAGTGTTAATGTTATAAGCTGCAGTTCGAATGCCGCTAGCACGGGAGTACAGAACAGTGGCAACGGGGGGAGCGGTGTCGGTGCGGGGTTTGGTTTTTCATGCGATGTATCTGCAGCGAGTCAGG CTGACGGCGGTTTGGGATTTTGCAATGGCAAATCATCGTTACTCATCGCTGACGCTAACGGATCGGCTAACTCTCCAACACCGCCGCTACAACGCCGTCTGGCGAAGAGCTTCAGTGTTTCGCCGTCGCTACCGTCCGCACATGCTGTCATCTCGATGGCGCAAGCCAAGG GATTTACCAAAGGTTCCTTTAGTGGACTAACCAGCAGTCGAAGCTCGTCTAACCATCCAACTAATGCGCCACAATCGGCATCCCTTCCGTCGACTGGATTTTCAT CAATGCTATCATTATGTCAAGAAAATCGTTACCCATTAGCTGCAAATCGTCCCAGATGCAATAGTATTTTGCATCTCTTCGGTGAGTGGCTCTTCGATGCGGCACACATTGGAGGTGATACGTGGATGCAAAATACGAAAA AACGCGCAGCCGAAGCCAAACGGCGTCCTTCCTCCATGATCATGGACAACCGGAAGGGTAGTTTGTCACAACCGCCTTCCTTGTCCGAGGTGAACGATGTTGCTCCAGGTCTCACCATTGACAAGTACGAGTCGGGAAAGGCAGAAGCACTTGGTGCTTTGTGTCGCATATTTTGTGCGAAGAAAACGGGCGAAGAAATTCTTCCAGTGTATTTGGCTCGGTTTTATATGGCACTTCACCAAGGACTTAAGACGAACGATAGCCGAGAGTGTATGGAAACGCTTGCCAGCATACTGTACAACTCGTCAGACTTGTTCCGCATTGATCTGGAAGGAATTCAGGTTCTGCTGCCTGCATTCATTGGCGCCTTGGAGCTTATACTGCCGGAGAAGGATCTAAAGATGCGTTCACAGAATGTGGTCATAAACAAAACTGAACTGCGGCGTGCTGCTATCAACATTCTGCTTTCCATGCTGGCCCTTCCGCTTCACTTCCAGACACTTCCCATACGCGACATTATGGGTGGACCGAATGACAG GAGTATAACTTTCATTCACCTAAAACCACGCCTTATCAACATTCTCATGAACGCTTTGCAAGTGGAAACGGatccacaaaacacacacatgctgCTGGGTGGGTTGCATCTGTGCGTTCAGGATGCAGTAACATTTGAAGAGACGGAAAAGGGTTCCGCTGAAGTATTGCACTCGTTGCACCCAACTGCTGAAACGTCCAATTTACTTAGCTCGG ATAGCGCCCATGCATTGTTTGTGCGAGCAACCTATCTTGTGTGTCACCGTTTGATTTCGTCGTGGAAAACCGACCTCAACGTATCTCTGGCAGCACTGGAATTGTTGACCGGTTTGGCAGGAATGCACGTCAAAGATTCAG ATGTGTTGGAGTGTAAACGGGCTGTTAAGTGGATTTGTGACTACATTTGCTACCAATGTTCTAGACCACCGCCAGCACACATTAAGGATCTGCATAGCACGATCGTGGCCGCGTTTCAGTGTACCTCCGCCTGGTTGATGAACCATCCGTATCTACTGCAGGATAAAGAATGTCTAACAATCGTACTGGAAGTCGTTGAGCTGGGTATATCGGGATCGAAAAGTGTTGGCAAACCGAGCGAACCGGTCAAGTATAAGGACGAGAAAGAGCTGAAACCGGCCAGTATGCGAGTGCGAGATGCGGCCGAAAATATGCTGACCATGATTCTGGAACAGATTGATTACTTTCCGAACGAATGTGGCAAGCAATCGCTGTCGTCCCTTTTGGATGAAGTAGTGCTGGCCAAGCACTCCAACACTTCCGGCGAGCATGTGGGCGAATTGCCCCAAGAGCAAGCGATCAAAAAGTTTAAGTATTTTGTGACGGAAAACTCAACCGTGCTTGCGCTGTTCGAAGAACCGCTCGGCAACGATCAGGATCCTCAACCAACGGTTACAA TTCTTATCCGTGGTCCGTTTGGTCGTCATGCTTGGACAATGCAACTGCGGCATCTGTCGAGAAGCAAATCGGGTACGAAATATCATGCACCGAATCCTGGCCGACCTGTACCGATGAACGATATTATGATGCGCCAGGAAATGGAGTACAAGTATTTCCCCGATTCGGTAGATCGTATTCCACCGTGCGTAGTGGACTATTCGATACCGACGCTGGATTCAGCGGAACAAAAGATCGGCAACCAGTCCACCAAACAGTTGGCCCGATTAGTTGAGCAGCAGGTCGGGTATGAAAAGCTCTCGTGGGCCGAAACGGAGTGTTCCGTCGATGGACTGGGACATGCCCAAGAAGCATCACCACCCGCTGTCTGTCACGAATTCCAAGCTGCCCGGTTGTTTTTGTCTCACTTTGGGTTTCTTACGATCGGTCAAAATAATGGTAGTGGACAAAAACTGGACGGTAGTGCACCGTTACTAACGACGCTTGATTCTTCCAAACAGGAGTTTTGTCAAGATTTGAAAATGTTGGATAAAATGTCACCCCGATCATGTGACACAATACACGTGTTCTACGTGAAGGCTGGCCAAAGCACGGAAGCAGAAATTATCGGTAACATGGAGCCAGACAATTTACCGTCCATTGATGCTCATTTCTGGAGAATGCTCTACACGATCGGTTGGCCAGTGAACGTTCAAGAGCACGCAGGCTGGACAGGTTTCGTTGCCAATAGTTGGAAGATTCCGCGTGAGAATAAATCATGCCCACAGACAAACGATGAACAAAGAGGTCGATCACCCGAAGAGTGGCAACTTAATGGCGAGAAAACCGTACTTTACTGGGCGGACGTTTCCTCGGAGATGGCAATTGTGGTGCCGAACCGTAACAACAAAGTGGACAACACTGTTGAGGATACAACGGACGGAAACGGTTGCCCGTCGACAACTTACGAGCGTAGCGTGAGCGAAATTCAACCCCGTTCGTCCTCTGtttcaaccaaccaaccacgGCAATACTCACTGGACAGTGAATCAGCTCGGCTCGGATCGATTAGCAAATCGGCCGATCCAATTCCACCGATGCGCCGCAGAACAGGGGCATCCAAACCCAGCACCCTGTACACTGCACCAACGGCCAAGATTTTGCTCGTTTGGCTGGAAAGCTTTGAGGATCATCTGACGTTCCCGGTGGATAACCTTTTGCACTACACCCGGGCTGGATATTCAGCCCAGCACGGTTCCGTTGCAGCTATCACTTCGGGCGAATGTTTCATCATCTATCTGCACGCACTGTCGTCTAGCTTGCTGCGCGTAAAACTCCAAGGACCGGTAGGGCGTATGAATTTCGCCATTCCTCTAATAGACGGCATGGTCGTCAGCAAACGGGTGATTGGATCACTCATTCGTCAAACTGCTTGCAATATGGCAAAGCGCAAGCGTTTGGACAATGATTC CTACCAACCACCGCACGTTCGGCGCCGCATCAAGATTCAGGAAATTATGCAAAAGTATAAGAAAGATCTGACCGAGGCAGAGATGCTGGCCGATTTGTTTAAGCCGTCAATATAA
- the LOC125762813 gene encoding ral GTPase-activating protein subunit beta isoform X2 has protein sequence MYSEWASLYPIIAENITNAQSQSVLGKFSIVGGRDVAAVVIKQLASTLGITNNAEPSNLHTDQEVQWCMDVICHGLSLPLSEHDIIKDGVNIYCEWISAVLPQTKISVPRPIIDDPNTYVRKIIKHLYNLFVPRPGEVWPFIYKEELGSDTINRQAVLCHRVLRTLQDTAQNSQILTVETWEALLLFLLAINDILLAPPIVKDDVGDQLCERVLSVLFEVWLLACSRCFPSPSLWKTFQESCAAWRHRIALVEQWNRVNLGLTAKLLEFTYGPAFPEMKIADEDANLVPDGMTNDGIAQAWIRFLKILGAPTDLCCPQVISRTPQFVQAVLLNADGIEPQHHPCLLNLPQIFLKTLKGIAGLVDAFLGIAQFRMDEHNLLENFNQLSFTSAGGGMHTSSGSIISFRHSGGEIKSSALRASGGLGGLGLGAALGVVGSGSSSTAGAMGTVSSVVTGSGGGGGVGGGTGCINSVNVISCSSNAASTGVQNSGNGGSGVGAGFGFSCDVSAASQADGGLGFCNGKSSLLIADANGSANSPTPPLQRRLAKSFSVSPSLPSAHAVISMAQAKGFTKGSFSGLTSSRSSSNHPTNAPQSASLPSTGFSSMLSLCQENRYPLAANRPRCNSILHLFGEWLFDAAHIGGDTWMQNTKKRAAEAKRRPSSMIMDNRKGSLSQPPSLSEVNDVAPGLTIDKYESGKAEALGALCRIFCAKKTGEEILPVYLARFYMALHQGLKTNDSRECMETLASILYNSSDLFRIDLEGIQVLLPAFIGALELILPEKDLKMRSQNVVINKTELRRAAINILLSMLALPLHFQTLPIRDIMGGPNDRSITFIHLKPRLINILMNALQVETDPQNTHMLLGGLHLCVQDAVTFEETEKGSAEVLHSLHPTAETSNLLSSDSAHALFVRATYLVCHRLISSWKTDLNVSLAALELLTGLAGMHVKDSDVLECKRAVKWICDYICYQCSRPPPAHIKDLHSTIVAAFQCTSAWLMNHPYLLQDKECLTIVLEVVELGISGSKSVGKPSEPVKYKDEKELKPASMRVRDAAENMLTMILEQIDYFPNECGKQSLSSLLDEVVLAKHSNTSGEHVGELPQEQAIKKFKYFVTENSTVLALFEEPLGNDQDPQPTVTILIRGPFGRHAWTMQLRHLSRSKSGTKYHAPNPGRPVPMNDIMMRQEMEYKYFPDSVDRIPPCVVDYSIPTLDSAEQKIGNQSTKQLARLVEQQVGYEKLSWAETECSVDGLGHAQEASPPAVCHEFQAARLFLSHFGFLTIGQNNGSGQKLDGSAPLLTTLDSSKQEFCQDLKMLDKMSPRSCDTIHVFYVKAGQSTEAEIIGNMEPDNLPSIDAHFWRMLYTIGWPVNVQEHAGWTGFVANSWKIPRENKSCPQTNDEQRGRSPEEWQLNGEKTVLYWADVSSEMAIVVPNRNNKVDNTVEDTTDGNGCPSTTYERSVSEIQPRSSSVSTNQPRQYSLDSESARLGSISKSADPIPPMRRRTGASKPSTLYTAPTAKILLVWLESFEDHLTFPVDNLLHYTRAGYSAQHGSVAAITSGECFIIYLHALSSSLLRVKLQGPVGRMNFAIPLIDGMVVSKRVIGSLIRQTACNMAKRKRLDNDSYQPPHVRRRIKIQEIMQKYKKDLTEAEMLADLFKPSI, from the exons ATGTATTCCGAATGGGCCTCACTGTATCCAATCATAGCGGAAAATATTACCAACGCCCAGTCGCAAAGTGTGCTTGGAAAGTTTAGTATCGTCGGTGGCCGTGATGTTGCGGCTGTGGTTATCAAGCAATTGGCAAGCACACTCGGTATCACCAACAATGCAGAACCGAGCAATCTTCACACGGACCAAGAG GTCCAATGGTGCATGGATGTAATATGCCACGGATTATCGCTACCGCTGTCCGAGCACGACATCATCAAGGACGGTGTGAACATTTACTGCGAATGGATCAGTGCCGTGCTGCCACAGACGAAGATCAGTGTACCACGGCCAATTATCGATGATCCGAATACATACGTTcggaaaataatcaaacatttGTACAATCTCTTTGTGCCTCGCCCTGGAGAAG TCTGGCCTTTCATTTACAAAGAGGAACTAG GTTCGGATACGATCAATCGACAGGCCGTGCTTTGTCATCGTGTGCTGCGTACCCTGCAGGACACCGCACAAAACTCGCAAATACTCACGGTGGAAACATGGGAAGCGCTGCTCCTCTTTCTGTTAGCCATCAATGATATCCTGCTGGCACCGCCGATCGTTAAGGACGATGTAGGGGATCAGCTGTGCGAACGTGTGCTAAGCGTTTTGTTCGAAGTGTGGCTGTTGGCCTGCAGCAGATGCTTCCCATCGCCGTCGCTATGGAAAACGTTCCAGGAATCGTGTGCCGCCTGGCGTCACCGAATTGCCCTTGTCGAACAATGGAACCGTGTAAACCTGGGACTTACGGCTAAGCTACTTGAATTTACCTACGGTCCAGCGTTTCCAGAAATGAAGATCG CTGACGAAGACGCCAATCTTGTGCCGGATGGTATGACCAACGACGGAATTGCGCAAGCTTGGATACGCTTTCTGAAGATCCTCGGAGCACCAACGGATCTTTGCTGTCCGCAGGTGATCAGCCGTACCCCACAGTTTGTCCAAGCGGTGCTACTTAACGCGGATGGGATTGAACCACAGCACCATCCCTGTTTGCTGAACCTTCCACAAATCTTTCTCAAGACGCTGAAAGGAATTGCCGGCTTAGTAGACGCTTTTCTCG GCATAGCCCAGTTTAGAATGGACGAGCATAATCTTCTAGAAAACTTCAATCAGCTGTCATTCACAAGCGCTGGTGGTGGAATGCATACGAGTAGTGGATCGATCATTAGCTTTAGACACTCGGGAGGCGAGATCAAATCGAGCGCCCTGCGAGCAAGCGGAGGACTCGGGGGTCTTGGTCTCGGTGCCGCATTAGGTGTGGTCGGGTCAGGCAGTAGTTCGACTGCGGGAGCAATGGGTACTGTCTCTAGCGTCGTTACTGgttctggtggtggtggtggtgttggtggtggaaccGGTTGCATAAATAGTGTTAATGTTATAAGCTGCAGTTCGAATGCCGCTAGCACGGGAGTACAGAACAGTGGCAACGGGGGGAGCGGTGTCGGTGCGGGGTTTGGTTTTTCATGCGATGTATCTGCAGCGAGTCAGG CTGACGGCGGTTTGGGATTTTGCAATGGCAAATCATCGTTACTCATCGCTGACGCTAACGGATCGGCTAACTCTCCAACACCGCCGCTACAACGCCGTCTGGCGAAGAGCTTCAGTGTTTCGCCGTCGCTACCGTCCGCACATGCTGTCATCTCGATGGCGCAAGCCAAGG GATTTACCAAAGGTTCCTTTAGTGGACTAACCAGCAGTCGAAGCTCGTCTAACCATCCAACTAATGCGCCACAATCGGCATCCCTTCCGTCGACTGGATTTTCAT CAATGCTATCATTATGTCAAGAAAATCGTTACCCATTAGCTGCAAATCGTCCCAGATGCAATAGTATTTTGCATCTCTTCGGTGAGTGGCTCTTCGATGCGGCACACATTGGAGGTGATACGTGGATGCAAAATACGAAAA AACGCGCAGCCGAAGCCAAACGGCGTCCTTCCTCCATGATCATGGACAACCGGAAGGGTAGTTTGTCACAACCGCCTTCCTTGTCCGAGGTGAACGATGTTGCTCCAGGTCTCACCATTGACAAGTACGAGTCGGGAAAGGCAGAAGCACTTGGTGCTTTGTGTCGCATATTTTGTGCGAAGAAAACGGGCGAAGAAATTCTTCCAGTGTATTTGGCTCGGTTTTATATGGCACTTCACCAAGGACTTAAGACGAACGATAGCCGAGAGTGTATGGAAACGCTTGCCAGCATACTGTACAACTCGTCAGACTTGTTCCGCATTGATCTGGAAGGAATTCAGGTTCTGCTGCCTGCATTCATTGGCGCCTTGGAGCTTATACTGCCGGAGAAGGATCTAAAGATGCGTTCACAGAATGTGGTCATAAACAAAACTGAACTGCGGCGTGCTGCTATCAACATTCTGCTTTCCATGCTGGCCCTTCCGCTTCACTTCCAGACACTTCCCATACGCGACATTATGGGTGGACCGAATGACAG GAGTATAACTTTCATTCACCTAAAACCACGCCTTATCAACATTCTCATGAACGCTTTGCAAGTGGAAACGGatccacaaaacacacacatgctgCTGGGTGGGTTGCATCTGTGCGTTCAGGATGCAGTAACATTTGAAGAGACGGAAAAGGGTTCCGCTGAAGTATTGCACTCGTTGCACCCAACTGCTGAAACGTCCAATTTACTTAGCTCGG ATAGCGCCCATGCATTGTTTGTGCGAGCAACCTATCTTGTGTGTCACCGTTTGATTTCGTCGTGGAAAACCGACCTCAACGTATCTCTGGCAGCACTGGAATTGTTGACCGGTTTGGCAGGAATGCACGTCAAAGATTCAG ATGTGTTGGAGTGTAAACGGGCTGTTAAGTGGATTTGTGACTACATTTGCTACCAATGTTCTAGACCACCGCCAGCACACATTAAGGATCTGCATAGCACGATCGTGGCCGCGTTTCAGTGTACCTCCGCCTGGTTGATGAACCATCCGTATCTACTGCAGGATAAAGAATGTCTAACAATCGTACTGGAAGTCGTTGAGCTGGGTATATCGGGATCGAAAAGTGTTGGCAAACCGAGCGAACCGGTCAAGTATAAGGACGAGAAAGAGCTGAAACCGGCCAGTATGCGAGTGCGAGATGCGGCCGAAAATATGCTGACCATGATTCTGGAACAGATTGATTACTTTCCGAACGAATGTGGCAAGCAATCGCTGTCGTCCCTTTTGGATGAAGTAGTGCTGGCCAAGCACTCCAACACTTCCGGCGAGCATGTGGGCGAATTGCCCCAAGAGCAAGCGATCAAAAAGTTTAAGTATTTTGTGACGGAAAACTCAACCGTGCTTGCGCTGTTCGAAGAACCGCTCGGCAACGATCAGGATCCTCAACCAACGGTTACAA TTCTTATCCGTGGTCCGTTTGGTCGTCATGCTTGGACAATGCAACTGCGGCATCTGTCGAGAAGCAAATCGGGTACGAAATATCATGCACCGAATCCTGGCCGACCTGTACCGATGAACGATATTATGATGCGCCAGGAAATGGAGTACAAGTATTTCCCCGATTCGGTAGATCGTATTCCACCGTGCGTAGTGGACTATTCGATACCGACGCTGGATTCAGCGGAACAAAAGATCGGCAACCAGTCCACCAAACAGTTGGCCCGATTAGTTGAGCAGCAGGTCGGGTATGAAAAGCTCTCGTGGGCCGAAACGGAGTGTTCCGTCGATGGACTGGGACATGCCCAAGAAGCATCACCACCCGCTGTCTGTCACGAATTCCAAGCTGCCCGGTTGTTTTTGTCTCACTTTGGGTTTCTTACGATCGGTCAAAATAATGGTAGTGGACAAAAACTGGACGGTAGTGCACCGTTACTAACGACGCTTGATTCTTCCAAACAGGAGTTTTGTCAAGATTTGAAAATGTTGGATAAAATGTCACCCCGATCATGTGACACAATACACGTGTTCTACGTGAAGGCTGGCCAAAGCACGGAAGCAGAAATTATCGGTAACATGGAGCCAGACAATTTACCGTCCATTGATGCTCATTTCTGGAGAATGCTCTACACGATCGGTTGGCCAGTGAACGTTCAAGAGCACGCAGGCTGGACAGGTTTCGTTGCCAATAGTTGGAAGATTCCGCGTGAGAATAAATCATGCCCACAGACAAACGATGAACAAAGAGGTCGATCACCCGAAGAGTGGCAACTTAATGGCGAGAAAACCGTACTTTACTGGGCGGACGTTTCCTCGGAGATGGCAATTGTGGTGCCGAACCGTAACAACAAAGTGGACAACACTGTTGAGGATACAACGGACGGAAACGGTTGCCCGTCGACAACTTACGAGCGTAGCGTGAGCGAAATTCAACCCCGTTCGTCCTCTGtttcaaccaaccaaccacgGCAATACTCACTGGACAGTGAATCAGCTCGGCTCGGATCGATTAGCAAATCGGCCGATCCAATTCCACCGATGCGCCGCAGAACAGGGGCATCCAAACCCAGCACCCTGTACACTGCACCAACGGCCAAGATTTTGCTCGTTTGGCTGGAAAGCTTTGAGGATCATCTGACGTTCCCGGTGGATAACCTTTTGCACTACACCCGGGCTGGATATTCAGCCCAGCACGGTTCCGTTGCAGCTATCACTTCGGGCGAATGTTTCATCATCTATCTGCACGCACTGTCGTCTAGCTTGCTGCGCGTAAAACTCCAAGGACCGGTAGGGCGTATGAATTTCGCCATTCCTCTAATAGACGGCATGGTCGTCAGCAAACGGGTGATTGGATCACTCATTCGTCAAACTGCTTGCAATATGGCAAAGCGCAAGCGTTTGGACAATGATTC CTACCAACCACCGCACGTTCGGCGCCGCATCAAGATTCAGGAAATTATGCAAAAGTATAAGAAAGATCTGACCGAGGCAGAGATGCTGGCCGATTTGTTTAAGCCGTCAATATAA